A stretch of the Cotesia glomerata isolate CgM1 unplaced genomic scaffold, MPM_Cglom_v2.3 scaffold_88, whole genome shotgun sequence genome encodes the following:
- the LOC123274889 gene encoding prefoldin subunit 6, translating to MEELQKKLQNEVEVYKQIQRDYHKALINRQQLDGQLNETTTVKDELYLLKSSNEVFKLIGPVLIKQDLDEAKQNVNKRIEFITNELKRVDTLINDLDAKQESQRESLDKLQQMFQMAQQKAAVKA from the exons ATGGaagaattacaaaaaaaattgcaaaatgaAGTAgaagtttataaacaaattcaaCGAG aTTATCACAAGGCATTGATAAATCGTCAACAACTTGATGGTCAACTAAACGAAACAACAACTGTAAAAGATGAATTGTATTTGCTGAAATCTAGTAATgaagtatttaaattaatcgGACCAGTATTGATAAAACAAGATTTGGATGAAGCCAAACAAAACGTGAATAAACGTATTGAATTCATTACTAATGAATT aaaacGAGTAGACACCTTAATCAATGATTTAGACGCTAAACAAGAAAGTCAACGTGAAAGTCTTGATAAATTGCAACAAATGTTCCAAATGGCTCAACAAAAAGCTGCTGTAAaagcctaa
- the LOC123274887 gene encoding fatty acid hydroxylase domain-containing protein 2 isoform X1, whose translation MKAEIPCKDGMIESKSSVPPTLLSSIRSVLFVIGTVVIGFAAFCNSLTWHLQRFWGASGDFWQAQWDKILDKFGDDPQTLWVYGSLSLTFVVYWLFGGIYTILDISNRPSALRRYKVQPGTNEPVDTRALLKVIAQVLFNQIVVGLPVVYLSYYLMQWRGYPPVRELPTFHWVLVEIAIHILFEEIGFYYSHRLLHGRYLYKYIHKQHHQWTAPIAVTAIYCHPLEHIGSNLVPPFIGVFLVGSHVATAWLWFSLAILSTLNAHSGYHLPFFPSPEAHDFHHLKFNQCYGVLGVLDRLHGTDTQFRNSRACARHVMMLSLVPAREAFPDDEIKYNKSK comes from the exons atgaAAGCAGAAATACCTTGCAAAG ATGGAATGATAGAATCAAAAAGTAGTGTACCACCAACATTGTTATCGAGTATAAGGAGTGTACTTTTTGTTATCGGTACTGTTGTCATTGGCTTTGCTGCATTTTGTAATTCATTAACTTG GCACTTACAGAGATTTTGGGGTGCATCAGGCGACTTTTGGCAAGCACAATGGGATAAAATCCTCGATAAATTTGGTGATGATCCTCAAACCCTATGGGTTTACGGTTCCTTATCATTGACATTTGTTGTCTACTGGCTATTTGGAGGAATTTATACGATTTTAGATATATCGAACCGTCCTAGTGCATTACGACGCTATAAAGTTCAACCTGGAACCAACGAGCCTGTTGATACGCGAGCATTGCTCAAAGTAATCGCCCAAGTGCTATTCAATCAAATAGTCGTCGGTCTTCCAGTTGTATACTTGAGTTACTATCTAATGCAATGGCGAGGGTACCCACCAGTCCGTGAATTGCCAACTTTTCATTGGGTACTGGTTGAAATAGCTATTCATATTCTATTTGAAGAGATTGGTTTCTATTATTCACACAG ATTACTACATGGCcgttatttatataaatatatccaCAAGCAACATCACCAATGGACAGCGCCTATCGCCGTAACTGCAATTTATTGCCATCCACTAGAGCATATTGGATCAAATTTAGTTCCACCGTTTATTGGAGTATTTCTTGTTGGCTCTCATGTTGCTACAGCTTGGCTCTGGTTTTCTCtcgctatcttgtcaactttGAACGCACATTCTGGTTATCATTTGCCGTTTTTCCCATCACCGGAAGCACATGATTTTCATCATTTAAa ATTTAATCAGTGTTATGGAGTTTTAGGTGTACTAGATCGTCTTCATGGTACTGACACCCAATTTCGCAATTCACGAGCTTGTGCACGGCACGTTATGATGTTAAGTCTTGTACCTGCGAGAGAAGCATTTCCGGATGATGAAATTAAGTACAATAAatccaaataa
- the LOC123274886 gene encoding uncharacterized protein LOC123274886, whose translation MSLLFFTILKLCVLITFAYDIDYMHPKVDPVDVKTYEKNFGWAVGIFKHVKHNKLFICQGALINPTVVLAPGLCITKGTRLSHLKVHSYDPIISQPKRNLNLPISHVERNVVKIFYHWKSTHDDRTTVSKRNLIMMVLDIAIIYYPAIGILQPSMEKSVNYDGCLLVSLFDHIRSPVILEKRNATYMEVSKCQSKSIITPINEARFSETPETTLCAAFNEIIAKPLPIGSTLICRYNEDPATLFLAAMLLKHNQHWSKHLKIEGTASWINKTLNEYKKNTN comes from the exons ATGTCGCTTCTATTTTTTACGATACTAAAACTATGtgttttaataacttttgcaTACGACATTGATTATATGCACCCCAAAGTCGATCCAGTTGATGTAAAAACATATGAGAAAAATTTCGGCTGGGCTGTTGGCATTTTTAAACACGTtaaacataataaattattcatttgtCAAGGTGCACTCATTAATCCAACAGTTGTTTTAGCTCCAGGTTTATGCATTACAAA AGGTACAAGATTATCACATCTGAAAGTGCATAGCTACGATCCGATAATCAGTCAGCCCAAAAGAAATCTTAATTTACCGATTTCACATGTTGAACGTAatgttgttaaaattttttaccactGGAAATCAACTCATGATGATCGTACTACAGTATCCAAGCGTAATCTTATAATGATGGTTCTTGACAtcgctataatttattatccaGCGATCGGAATTTTACAACCGTCGATGGAGAAAAGTGTAAATTACGATGGATGTCTTCTTGTGAGTCTCTTTGATCATATTCGAA GTCCGGTTATATTAGAAAAGCGAAATGCAACGTACATGGAAGTATCAAAGTGTCAatcaaaatcaattattacGCCTATAAATGAAGCAAGATTTTCAGAAACACCTGAGACAACTCTCTGTGCTGCTTTCAATGAAATAATTGCTAAA cCATTACCAATCGGTAGCACTTTAATATGTCGATACAATGAAGATCCGGCTACTTTATTTTTAGCTGCAATGCTTTTGAAACACAACCAACATTGGTCCAAACATCTTAAAATAGAAGGCACAGCGTCTTGGATAAATAAGACTctgaatgaatataaaaaaaatactaattaa
- the LOC123274887 gene encoding fatty acid hydroxylase domain-containing protein 2 isoform X2, with product MIESKSSVPPTLLSSIRSVLFVIGTVVIGFAAFCNSLTWHLQRFWGASGDFWQAQWDKILDKFGDDPQTLWVYGSLSLTFVVYWLFGGIYTILDISNRPSALRRYKVQPGTNEPVDTRALLKVIAQVLFNQIVVGLPVVYLSYYLMQWRGYPPVRELPTFHWVLVEIAIHILFEEIGFYYSHRLLHGRYLYKYIHKQHHQWTAPIAVTAIYCHPLEHIGSNLVPPFIGVFLVGSHVATAWLWFSLAILSTLNAHSGYHLPFFPSPEAHDFHHLKFNQCYGVLGVLDRLHGTDTQFRNSRACARHVMMLSLVPAREAFPDDEIKYNKSK from the exons ATGATAGAATCAAAAAGTAGTGTACCACCAACATTGTTATCGAGTATAAGGAGTGTACTTTTTGTTATCGGTACTGTTGTCATTGGCTTTGCTGCATTTTGTAATTCATTAACTTG GCACTTACAGAGATTTTGGGGTGCATCAGGCGACTTTTGGCAAGCACAATGGGATAAAATCCTCGATAAATTTGGTGATGATCCTCAAACCCTATGGGTTTACGGTTCCTTATCATTGACATTTGTTGTCTACTGGCTATTTGGAGGAATTTATACGATTTTAGATATATCGAACCGTCCTAGTGCATTACGACGCTATAAAGTTCAACCTGGAACCAACGAGCCTGTTGATACGCGAGCATTGCTCAAAGTAATCGCCCAAGTGCTATTCAATCAAATAGTCGTCGGTCTTCCAGTTGTATACTTGAGTTACTATCTAATGCAATGGCGAGGGTACCCACCAGTCCGTGAATTGCCAACTTTTCATTGGGTACTGGTTGAAATAGCTATTCATATTCTATTTGAAGAGATTGGTTTCTATTATTCACACAG ATTACTACATGGCcgttatttatataaatatatccaCAAGCAACATCACCAATGGACAGCGCCTATCGCCGTAACTGCAATTTATTGCCATCCACTAGAGCATATTGGATCAAATTTAGTTCCACCGTTTATTGGAGTATTTCTTGTTGGCTCTCATGTTGCTACAGCTTGGCTCTGGTTTTCTCtcgctatcttgtcaactttGAACGCACATTCTGGTTATCATTTGCCGTTTTTCCCATCACCGGAAGCACATGATTTTCATCATTTAAa ATTTAATCAGTGTTATGGAGTTTTAGGTGTACTAGATCGTCTTCATGGTACTGACACCCAATTTCGCAATTCACGAGCTTGTGCACGGCACGTTATGATGTTAAGTCTTGTACCTGCGAGAGAAGCATTTCCGGATGATGAAATTAAGTACAATAAatccaaataa